One genomic segment of Erysipelotrichaceae bacterium 66202529 includes these proteins:
- a CDS encoding zinc-ribbon domain-containing protein: MEKSYVILGKSMKLEEIGLYVSSIICILGTFMPYYTISLLGASSSVNYISGDGKFTLILCILACICMWLRKYIFTLGASILTIAIVLFDFMSDYNAVEGVGKHDFGAYICLLSAVIMVVCGALAYFRHKNGDKSIDDTFSNISQKTKEVVSTVKNTVESNLGDKSNNSIKCPKCGAKYAQDMNFCPECGTPKPKEPKKKKCGKCGKELDNNVQFCPSCGERVVPDKIEEKCVCKKCGSELSEGTVFCGKCGTKVGD, translated from the coding sequence ATGGAAAAGAGTTATGTTATTTTAGGAAAAAGTATGAAATTAGAAGAAATAGGATTATATGTATCAAGCATTATTTGTATATTAGGTACATTCATGCCATATTATACAATTAGTTTATTAGGCGCGAGTAGCAGTGTTAATTATATATCTGGTGATGGTAAATTCACATTGATTCTTTGCATATTAGCATGTATTTGCATGTGGCTAAGAAAATATATTTTTACGTTAGGAGCTTCTATCCTAACTATTGCTATAGTGTTATTTGATTTCATGTCAGATTATAATGCGGTTGAAGGTGTAGGAAAGCATGATTTTGGTGCATATATTTGTTTACTTAGTGCAGTGATTATGGTAGTATGTGGTGCTCTTGCTTATTTCCGTCATAAAAATGGAGATAAGAGTATTGATGATACATTTTCTAACATTTCTCAAAAAACAAAAGAAGTTGTTAGTACTGTAAAGAATACTGTTGAATCTAATTTAGGTGATAAATCAAATAATTCAATTAAATGTCCTAAATGTGGTGCGAAATATGCACAGGATATGAACTTCTGTCCAGAATGTGGAACACCAAAGCCAAAGGAACCTAAAAAGAAAAAATGTGGAAAATGTGGTAAAGAGTTAGATAACAATGTTCAGTTCTGCCCCTCTTGCGGTGAGAGAGTTGTACCTGATAAAATAGAAGAAAAATGTGTATGTAAGAAATGTGGTTCAGAACTAAGCGAGGGTACAGTTTTTTGTGGGAAATGTGGAACTAAGGTTGGTGATTAA
- a CDS encoding zinc-ribbon domain-containing protein codes for MKYCPKCGKELKKENLRFCPECGYTLNLVESTNVQQIKKSRKKNIVKFVVAVFIAVLACGGGYIIYDKYQNNQQGKREIAEIQNNVGQTVKKDQDSSKSPRENVERLNASTYPTNYKEYGIYTKIFTYPKLSKIDISVYKTDDVSLLFTEDDYWKEYEAGNLDSSVLVPKFEQMLTDYYDSQEENHSIDEKEEYPSYLPLPGTYYVDDAHTLIGADGVVGTYTQDEYWNLFVKQGNDARGGQYRVKGGRFTKEQIQGMKIPKEWYPWWAK; via the coding sequence ATGAAATATTGTCCCAAATGTGGTAAAGAATTAAAAAAAGAAAATTTGAGATTTTGTCCAGAATGTGGATATACCTTAAATCTAGTTGAATCTACGAATGTACAACAAATAAAAAAATCACGAAAGAAGAATATTGTCAAATTCGTAGTAGCTGTATTTATTGCTGTTTTAGCATGTGGTGGAGGATATATTATTTATGACAAGTATCAAAATAATCAACAAGGAAAAAGGGAAATAGCAGAAATACAGAATAACGTTGGACAAACAGTGAAAAAAGATCAGGATAGTTCGAAATCTCCTAGAGAAAATGTAGAAAGATTAAATGCTTCTACATATCCTACTAACTATAAAGAATATGGAATATATACAAAAATATTTACTTATCCAAAACTATCAAAGATTGATATCAGTGTTTATAAAACAGATGATGTATCGTTGTTATTTACTGAAGATGATTATTGGAAAGAGTATGAGGCAGGTAATTTGGATAGTTCAGTCTTAGTACCAAAATTTGAACAAATGCTAACAGATTACTATGATTCTCAAGAAGAAAATCATAGTATTGACGAAAAAGAAGAGTATCCTTCTTATTTACCTTTACCAGGCACATATTATGTGGATGATGCTCATACTTTAATTGGTGCAGATGGAGTTGTAGGTACTTATACTCAAGATGAATATTGGAATTTATTTGTTAAACAAGGAAATGATGCCCGTGGTGGACAATATCGTGTAAAAGGTGGAAGGTTCACAAAAGAGCAGATTCAGGGAATGAAAATACCAAAAGAATGGTATCCGTGGTGGGCAAAATAA
- a CDS encoding Rrf2 family transcriptional regulator, with amino-acid sequence MKLSTKSRYAARCLIDLAIYGKERPLSITEIGSREQISERYLELIFATLKKAGFITSARGSQGGYQLIRPIESITIYEIIQLMENDTCIVSKQDETDPMKKMLMREVWTPIDDSLKLYLSELTIAELSLS; translated from the coding sequence GTGAAATTATCAACGAAATCCAGATATGCGGCAAGATGTCTGATTGATCTTGCCATATATGGGAAAGAGCGTCCTCTGTCTATAACAGAGATTGGCAGTCGGGAACAAATATCTGAGCGTTATTTGGAATTGATTTTTGCGACATTAAAAAAAGCGGGATTTATAACGAGTGCAAGAGGTAGTCAGGGAGGGTACCAGCTTATCCGTCCCATTGAGAGTATTACCATTTATGAAATTATTCAACTGATGGAAAATGATACATGCATCGTCAGTAAACAGGATGAAACAGATCCTATGAAAAAAATGCTGATGCGGGAGGTTTGGACACCGATTGATGACAGTCTAAAGCTTTACCTGTCAGAGCTGACCATTGCGGAATTGTCCTTATCGTAA
- a CDS encoding Rrf2 family transcriptional regulator, producing MKISTKGVYALEAMIELASRADTCVSIRDIAEARNCSVKYLEQIFKQLKKAQLLISIRGKDGGYQIAKNPNDITAKDIILAVEEKLDPVVCLSHTCMRAGICRTQPVWMGMQDEIYKVLEGKTLRYLTDIYKNEVSA from the coding sequence ATGAAAATTTCTACAAAAGGCGTCTACGCACTGGAAGCAATGATCGAATTAGCATCCAGAGCCGATACTTGTGTCAGTATCCGTGATATAGCAGAAGCTAGAAATTGTTCTGTCAAATATCTGGAACAGATTTTTAAGCAATTAAAAAAAGCCCAGCTTCTTATCAGTATACGAGGGAAGGACGGCGGCTATCAGATTGCAAAAAATCCTAATGATATCACGGCCAAGGACATTATTTTAGCTGTTGAAGAAAAGCTGGATCCCGTTGTGTGCCTTTCCCACACCTGTATGCGTGCCGGTATATGCCGGACACAGCCTGTATGGATGGGGATGCAGGATGAAATTTATAAAGTTCTTGAGGGAAAGACCTTACGCTATTTAACGGATATTTATAAGAATGAGGTGAGTGCGTGA
- the cysK gene encoding cysteine synthase A, whose translation MTRIYESITELIGNTPLIRINRLQADRKAEILAKIEYFNPGGSVKDRIAYQMIMEAKRDKKLDESTVLIEPTSGNTGIGLAMTAAALGIRLIIVLPETMSIERRKLIRGYGAELVLTEGSKGMKGAIAKAEELHKEIPNSIILQQFENENNPKAHLLHTGEEIWRDTEGMVDVFIAGVGTGGTISGTAAYLKKKNPAIRIVAVEPENSPVLSGGSAGPHKIQGIGAGFIPRNYHAELVDEIVQIRDEEAVSTAKKLAREEGIAVGISSGAAMCAALKLAEKEEYAGKRIVVLLPDTAERYLSTVLYEEEGIERI comes from the coding sequence ATGACAAGAATTTATGAGAGTATTACAGAGCTGATTGGCAATACACCACTTATACGAATCAATCGGCTGCAAGCAGATAGGAAAGCGGAAATTCTCGCAAAAATTGAGTATTTTAATCCAGGAGGAAGTGTAAAGGATCGAATCGCCTATCAAATGATAATGGAGGCGAAAAGAGATAAAAAGCTGGATGAGAGTACAGTTTTGATTGAGCCGACAAGCGGAAATACCGGAATTGGACTGGCTATGACTGCTGCAGCACTCGGTATTCGTCTGATTATTGTATTACCGGAAACAATGAGCATTGAGCGCAGAAAACTGATTCGCGGCTATGGGGCTGAGCTGGTGCTGACAGAGGGAAGCAAGGGGATGAAGGGGGCAATCGCCAAAGCGGAAGAGCTGCATAAGGAGATTCCAAATTCTATCATCCTGCAGCAATTTGAGAATGAAAATAATCCAAAGGCACATCTTCTGCATACCGGAGAAGAAATATGGAGGGATACAGAAGGAATGGTTGATGTATTTATCGCAGGGGTAGGTACCGGAGGTACTATTAGCGGTACGGCTGCATATTTGAAGAAGAAAAATCCAGCAATCCGCATTGTAGCGGTGGAGCCTGAAAATTCTCCTGTTTTGTCAGGTGGCAGTGCAGGCCCTCATAAAATTCAGGGAATCGGTGCCGGTTTTATTCCCAGGAATTATCATGCAGAGCTGGTGGATGAAATTGTTCAGATTCGTGATGAGGAGGCTGTTTCTACTGCAAAGAAGCTGGCCAGAGAGGAAGGGATTGCTGTTGGGATTTCAAGTGGAGCAGCAATGTGTGCAGCATTAAAGCTGGCAGAGAAAGAGGAGTATGCAGGAAAGCGGATTGTCGTACTTTTACCGGATACGGCAGAGCGTTACTTATCCACAGTGCTTTATGAGGAAGAAGGAATAGAAAGGATATAA
- a CDS encoding HAD-IA family hydrolase codes for MKTDGIIFDVDGTLWDATEQIAEAYTVILQQEHIEHKVITAEILSSVMGLMNEDIAARLFPELSYEKRMHLIERCCAFECDYLRKHGGRLYPQALEVLKKLSARYPLYIVSNCQDGYIEAMFDVHGLQTYFRDYECSGRTGKPKYENLNMIKERNHLQQPVYIGDTKTDQISCEKAGIPFVYAAFGFGEATAYAARVNSFAELEQLFLSDESTYIQKQ; via the coding sequence ATGAAAACAGATGGAATCATATTTGATGTTGATGGAACGCTTTGGGATGCGACAGAGCAGATTGCGGAGGCATATACGGTTATCCTGCAGCAGGAGCATATCGAACATAAGGTAATCACTGCAGAGATTCTCAGCTCTGTGATGGGTCTTATGAATGAGGATATTGCCGCAAGGCTGTTTCCTGAGCTGTCATATGAAAAACGTATGCATCTTATAGAACGATGCTGTGCGTTTGAGTGTGATTATCTGCGCAAGCATGGTGGAAGACTGTACCCTCAGGCTCTTGAGGTTTTGAAAAAGCTGTCAGCGAGATATCCGTTATATATCGTATCTAATTGTCAGGATGGCTATATAGAAGCGATGTTTGATGTTCATGGACTGCAAACATATTTCAGGGATTATGAATGTTCGGGAAGAACAGGAAAACCAAAATATGAAAATCTGAACATGATAAAAGAGAGAAACCATCTGCAGCAGCCGGTTTATATCGGAGATACCAAAACAGACCAGATTTCCTGTGAGAAGGCCGGTATTCCCTTTGTATATGCGGCGTTCGGCTTTGGAGAGGCAACTGCCTATGCCGCTAGGGTAAATTCATTTGCTGAGCTTGAACAGTTATTTTTATCAGATGAATCAACATACATACAAAAGCAGTAA
- a CDS encoding DUF2812 domain-containing protein: MSEEKNEKKTVSDAENTQSAPEIEDKEELITADSLDKMMEELKEEADGSVQTPPVEADKPAVAETAENVKKYKLFFVSDMDEEAEFLHKMSKDGLHFVSKNGIQYLFKKGEPKNYYYHLGYYEKDIRDPEQYVENYKEAGWDNIYHEKGEFDGVWNYFRTEMDDGTEPKIFSDRMSRIALYKRLLTSWRSLLTMLAICSVFILGLLAFLWLGVNASSITTIGMRVSGIILLLILAVFLLYLRLYHKIGRKLEELVKH; the protein is encoded by the coding sequence ATGAGTGAAGAAAAGAACGAAAAGAAAACAGTTTCCGATGCTGAGAATACACAGAGTGCTCCGGAAATCGAAGATAAGGAAGAATTGATTACAGCAGACAGTCTTGATAAAATGATGGAGGAGCTGAAGGAGGAAGCAGATGGAAGTGTTCAGACTCCACCTGTGGAAGCTGATAAGCCTGCAGTGGCAGAGACTGCAGAAAATGTGAAAAAATATAAGCTTTTCTTTGTATCTGATATGGATGAGGAAGCGGAATTTTTACATAAGATGTCCAAAGACGGTCTGCATTTTGTAAGTAAAAACGGTATTCAATACCTTTTTAAAAAGGGCGAACCAAAAAATTATTATTATCACCTTGGATATTATGAAAAAGATATTCGTGATCCGGAACAATATGTTGAGAATTACAAAGAGGCTGGATGGGATAATATTTATCATGAAAAGGGAGAGTTTGACGGTGTGTGGAATTATTTCCGAACAGAGATGGACGATGGAACAGAACCAAAAATTTTCAGTGACAGAATGTCCAGAATTGCACTCTATAAGCGTCTGCTCACAAGCTGGAGATCCCTGCTGACAATGCTTGCAATCTGCTCTGTATTTATCCTTGGGCTGCTTGCATTTCTTTGGCTTGGGGTCAATGCTTCCTCCATTACAACTATAGGAATGCGCGTTTCAGGTATCATCCTGCTGCTGATACTGGCTGTTTTTCTGTTATATCTGCGCCTGTATCATAAAATTGGCAGAAAGCTGGAGGAGCTTGTTAAGCATTAA
- a CDS encoding DNA-binding protein: MEKKQYICPKCGNTQYESDQFQATGGNFSKIFDIQNKKFITISCTQCGYTELYKQETDAGWNILDFFIGN, from the coding sequence ATGGAGAAAAAGCAATATATCTGTCCAAAATGTGGAAATACACAGTATGAAAGCGATCAATTTCAGGCAACAGGTGGTAATTTTTCAAAGATTTTTGATATCCAGAACAAGAAATTCATCACAATATCTTGTACCCAATGCGGTTACACGGAATTGTATAAGCAGGAAACAGATGCCGGATGGAATATCCTCGATTTCTTTATCGGTAATTAG
- a CDS encoding PRD domain-containing protein yields the protein MIDRMTEKTIRLLLEQKEPITTSVIANEIGVSRSSIKHNLDYVKKTLQKADVLLHSIPGKGVWLSADEPQRKAVLQLLQENSDHSSSYNYRKKYILDVLFEYNSSYTIQLFAEELNVARNVIAKDLEVLEQWLLKFDLKIVKKRNMGIGVEGGEFNIRQAILENNKEFMHEVYGNAAVPEGMDYRISEKFYNYFLEMYDDFDILYLQELLKDVEDDLELTFSDTDYWQLMEYVAVTLRRVRKGNVIVEKNIMNKLNVNNEQYTAAKNLFDTAVSGLQAYLGLEIRCMAAQFIVFSNHGLDDEINMEYFDAITREFLEHLKAIVSNKRFVISEGLVHDVSLFIQKKKAQETFAISKRYDFRQDIKHRFPSLYGITLTTIEEVESCLKISFTDDDIAYIVMLINNAIDESDHPINTVFISAADFHTSKYQANKIMRNVENLTISKILHYEDIRESSITKFELIITTVPLELKKNVLLVSREISDEDIENISRAISEKQNIEVADLDESFHLFDPKLILCDVNVKRKEDVISKGCQLLYEKGYVKKGFEKKIWEREKTTPTSIGNSIAVPHGYKAYVKKSGIVVMRLKRPINWTYEDRIEIVFLMAIDFNTQSEVYNFFQQFYAFIDDRSNIKALKNARDEMEIWEILQQSGITA from the coding sequence GTGATTGACCGGATGACCGAAAAAACAATACGACTGCTGCTGGAACAAAAAGAGCCAATCACCACATCCGTGATTGCGAATGAAATCGGTGTTTCAAGAAGCAGTATCAAGCATAATCTGGATTACGTAAAGAAAACACTGCAAAAGGCAGATGTACTGCTGCATTCCATACCGGGCAAGGGAGTCTGGCTGTCGGCCGATGAACCACAGCGAAAGGCTGTCTTGCAGCTTCTACAGGAAAACAGTGATCATTCCTCCTCCTATAATTACCGGAAAAAATATATCCTCGATGTTTTATTTGAATACAATTCCAGCTATACGATACAGCTGTTTGCCGAGGAACTGAATGTTGCACGCAATGTCATTGCCAAGGATTTAGAGGTTTTGGAGCAATGGTTGTTGAAATTCGACTTAAAGATTGTGAAAAAGCGCAATATGGGAATCGGGGTTGAAGGTGGAGAATTTAATATCCGGCAGGCAATCCTGGAAAATAATAAGGAATTTATGCATGAAGTATACGGCAATGCCGCTGTTCCTGAGGGCATGGACTATCGTATCTCGGAAAAGTTTTATAACTATTTCCTGGAAATGTATGATGATTTCGACATTTTATATTTACAAGAGCTGTTAAAGGATGTGGAGGATGATTTGGAGCTGACGTTCTCCGATACCGATTATTGGCAGCTTATGGAATATGTGGCTGTCACCCTTCGCAGAGTACGCAAAGGAAATGTCATCGTAGAAAAGAACATCATGAACAAGCTGAATGTGAACAACGAACAATATACTGCAGCGAAAAATCTGTTTGATACGGCTGTGAGTGGTCTGCAGGCATATCTGGGCCTGGAAATCCGCTGTATGGCAGCACAATTCATCGTTTTCAGTAATCATGGTCTGGATGATGAGATCAATATGGAATACTTTGACGCAATCACCCGCGAATTTCTGGAGCATTTAAAAGCCATCGTCTCCAACAAACGCTTTGTGATCAGCGAGGGTCTTGTCCATGATGTGAGCCTGTTCATACAGAAGAAAAAAGCACAGGAAACCTTTGCCATATCCAAGCGCTATGACTTCCGACAGGATATCAAGCATCGCTTTCCAAGTCTGTACGGCATTACACTGACAACGATTGAGGAAGTGGAATCCTGTTTGAAAATCAGCTTTACGGATGATGATATCGCCTATATTGTCATGCTGATCAACAATGCAATCGATGAATCGGATCATCCCATCAATACCGTGTTTATATCGGCGGCGGATTTCCATACATCCAAGTATCAGGCGAATAAAATCATGCGGAATGTGGAAAATCTGACAATCAGTAAAATTCTGCATTATGAGGATATCCGGGAAAGCTCTATTACAAAATTTGAGCTGATTATCACAACGGTGCCTCTGGAGCTGAAGAAAAACGTATTGCTCGTCAGCCGTGAAATTAGTGATGAGGATATTGAAAATATCAGCCGTGCGATTTCGGAAAAGCAGAATATCGAGGTCGCAGATTTGGATGAATCCTTCCATCTGTTTGATCCCAAGCTGATTTTGTGTGATGTGAATGTCAAGCGCAAGGAGGATGTCATATCCAAAGGCTGTCAGCTATTGTATGAAAAAGGATATGTGAAGAAAGGCTTTGAGAAAAAAATATGGGAGCGGGAGAAAACAACTCCGACCTCCATTGGGAACAGCATCGCCGTTCCACACGGCTATAAGGCCTATGTGAAAAAGAGCGGTATCGTCGTCATGCGCTTAAAGCGCCCGATCAACTGGACATACGAGGATCGCATTGAAATTGTATTTTTAATGGCCATTGATTTCAATACGCAGTCTGAAGTATATAACTTTTTCCAGCAGTTCTATGCATTCATCGATGATCGATCAAATATCAAGGCCCTGAAGAATGCACGGGATGAAATGGAAATCTGGGAGATTCTGCAGCAGAGCGGAATCACCGCATAG
- a CDS encoding TIM barrel protein, whose amino-acid sequence MRFGVDTFIWSEVFSEKDIWVITKAEELGFSTIDIAIAHPESFPTQLVKAELAKTKLEVVTTTTLDAQTNLISADEAIRKNGVKALKMLVDINRELGSTILGGVNYAGWGCLSGKPKTDEEWKHSVEAMREVAQYAQRTHPDLRICVEPVNRFETHFINTAEEGVRYCKAVGTGNMGVHLDCFHMIREETSYREAVLTCGKEYLGYVHVCENNRGIPGTGLVPWKEFFTALHDIGYEGPCVIESFDPSFEELNANCAIWRKFADTGEELAVQGLANLKRIAAELGV is encoded by the coding sequence ATGAGATTTGGAGTAGATACCTTTATCTGGAGTGAGGTATTTTCAGAAAAGGATATATGGGTCATCACTAAGGCGGAGGAGCTGGGCTTCTCTACCATCGATATTGCCATTGCCCATCCGGAAAGCTTTCCGACGCAGCTTGTAAAGGCAGAGCTGGCAAAGACAAAGCTGGAGGTAGTCACAACAACGACACTGGATGCACAGACGAATCTGATATCGGCGGATGAAGCAATTCGTAAAAATGGAGTGAAGGCTTTGAAAATGCTGGTGGATATCAACAGAGAATTGGGCAGTACTATTCTCGGCGGTGTGAATTATGCAGGCTGGGGATGTCTGAGCGGCAAACCAAAGACGGATGAGGAATGGAAGCATTCTGTGGAGGCTATGCGGGAGGTTGCGCAATACGCACAGAGAACGCATCCGGATTTGCGCATCTGTGTGGAACCGGTAAACCGTTTTGAAACCCACTTCATCAATACTGCCGAGGAGGGTGTTCGTTATTGCAAGGCAGTAGGCACCGGCAACATGGGCGTGCATCTGGATTGCTTTCACATGATCCGGGAGGAAACCAGCTATAGGGAAGCGGTTCTTACCTGTGGAAAGGAATATCTGGGCTATGTGCATGTATGTGAAAACAACCGCGGTATCCCGGGAACCGGACTGGTTCCATGGAAGGAATTTTTCACAGCGCTTCATGATATCGGATACGAAGGCCCCTGTGTGATTGAGTCCTTTGATCCAAGCTTCGAGGAGCTGAATGCGAATTGTGCCATATGGCGTAAATTTGCGGATACCGGAGAAGAGCTGGCCGTCCAGGGACTTGCCAATCTGAAACGCATTGCCGCCGAGCTGGGCGTATAA
- a CDS encoding ketose-bisphosphate aldolase — protein sequence MLVNMKEILKEAEEKGYAIGCINTPNMETLRAVVDAAEELNVPIIIDHAQVHDPLIPIESIGPKMVEYAKQAKVPVCVHLDHGSDYSFVMRAIRCGFSSIMYDLSALPYEENMAKLKEFTKLAHALDITVEAELGIMTSTEEDSHGGSVGWTHESIKKTFTDPQQAAEFASNTGVDALAVCFGTAHGIYAEPPLLDIERVKAIRAAMPKESRVVMHGGSGVDEAQVRAAITAGCSKVNYYSYMATATSKHISEYLNERDGKAFWHEVEEESYRFMKEYAKDVLTVFKNGK from the coding sequence ATGTTAGTAAACATGAAAGAAATCTTGAAGGAAGCAGAAGAAAAGGGATATGCCATCGGCTGTATCAATACACCGAATATGGAAACGCTGCGTGCGGTTGTGGATGCAGCGGAGGAATTGAACGTTCCGATTATCATTGACCATGCACAGGTACATGATCCACTGATTCCAATCGAAAGCATCGGACCGAAGATGGTTGAATATGCAAAGCAGGCGAAGGTTCCGGTATGTGTACATTTGGATCACGGAAGTGATTACAGCTTCGTTATGCGTGCGATTCGCTGCGGATTCTCCAGTATCATGTATGATCTGAGTGCATTGCCGTATGAAGAAAACATGGCAAAGCTGAAGGAATTTACGAAGCTTGCTCATGCACTGGATATCACTGTGGAGGCAGAGCTTGGCATTATGACGAGTACGGAGGAGGACTCTCATGGAGGAAGTGTAGGCTGGACACATGAGAGCATTAAAAAGACATTCACCGATCCACAGCAGGCAGCGGAATTTGCATCAAATACCGGCGTGGATGCATTGGCGGTATGCTTTGGTACCGCACATGGAATTTATGCGGAACCACCATTGCTGGATATCGAGCGTGTAAAGGCGATTCGTGCGGCTATGCCAAAGGAATCCCGTGTCGTTATGCATGGCGGCAGCGGTGTAGACGAAGCACAGGTACGTGCCGCTATCACAGCAGGCTGCTCCAAGGTTAATTACTACAGCTATATGGCAACAGCCACCAGTAAGCACATAAGCGAGTATCTGAATGAGCGTGACGGCAAAGCCTTCTGGCATGAGGTGGAGGAAGAAAGCTATCGCTTTATGAAGGAATATGCAAAGGATGTACTGACTGTATTCAAAAACGGAAAGTAA
- a CDS encoding PTS sugar transporter subunit IIA yields MNEVNLSEVLSRDTVMLDVEPFANKESMFETLAAKFEEAGIVTNAKEYIKALEERETLGSTYMGNLIALPHGKCDAVVKPGIGFCRCKHTFRYCSHDEEGDVRYVFMLAIAGSQSGDQYLRVLATLAGLLTHEEFLEVLEHAQSYEEIIQAINTLQSNCA; encoded by the coding sequence ATGAACGAAGTAAATTTATCAGAGGTTCTGAGCAGAGATACCGTCATGCTGGATGTGGAGCCGTTTGCGAATAAGGAATCCATGTTTGAGACACTGGCAGCTAAATTTGAAGAAGCAGGTATCGTTACAAATGCGAAGGAATATATCAAGGCGCTGGAAGAAAGGGAAACCCTGGGGTCCACCTATATGGGAAACCTGATCGCATTACCGCACGGCAAATGTGATGCAGTGGTAAAACCGGGTATAGGCTTCTGTCGCTGCAAGCATACCTTTCGCTACTGCTCCCATGATGAGGAGGGCGATGTACGCTATGTGTTCATGCTGGCGATTGCCGGCAGTCAAAGCGGTGATCAGTATCTGCGGGTGCTTGCCACACTGGCAGGATTGCTGACACATGAGGAATTTCTCGAAGTATTGGAGCATGCACAAAGCTATGAAGAAATCATTCAGGCTATCAATACCCTGCAATCGAATTGTGCGTAA
- a CDS encoding PTS fructose transporter subunit IIB — protein MKIVAITSCATGIAHTYMAAEAIKKECKKRGYECKVEMQGALGIENKLSEKDIKTADLIVFANDVGISKAERFDAYKEKIVRHTPHQVIQKPDIIFETLQ, from the coding sequence ATGAAAATCGTTGCGATCACATCCTGTGCCACGGGAATCGCTCATACGTATATGGCCGCAGAGGCTATAAAAAAGGAATGCAAAAAAAGGGGGTATGAGTGCAAGGTGGAAATGCAGGGAGCTTTAGGGATTGAAAACAAGCTCTCGGAAAAGGATATCAAAACGGCTGACCTGATCGTTTTTGCCAATGACGTGGGAATCAGTAAGGCAGAACGCTTTGACGCTTATAAGGAGAAAATCGTCAGACATACACCGCATCAGGTGATTCAGAAGCCGGATATCATCTTTGAAACACTGCAATAA
- a CDS encoding cupin domain-containing protein: MAKLFDIMGNFPFKVEDKKPTLIRKSDYSTALYPPNNAFTSDNTFTMVTTDTFMLGIYELGPGGVFAPLDIHPGDESYYILNGPVVQRSGNGQFAYLETGEGLFMPEGAWHCCHNFSDQKARILYFITPKAWSESIPPAVIPSDEETKFYKGPNNDKLPDMRGKIQDISRQGCTDDIGAWPVDPKEARETGAVYAVRDFEKLNNVHGTKHPMLMRFITSNDYGHFGEFILPAGGYGPRCSDPDTHEGDAALYCVEGPVTVNLVDLEESFVLEPEDTFFIPAGVKYQLVNFENHPVKTVFAITKL, from the coding sequence ATGGCAAAATTATTTGATATCATGGGGAATTTCCCCTTCAAGGTGGAGGACAAGAAGCCGACACTGATCCGCAAGAGTGATTACTCAACGGCTCTGTATCCGCCAAACAATGCATTTACTTCCGATAACACCTTTACTATGGTGACAACGGATACCTTTATGCTCGGTATCTATGAGCTGGGACCGGGCGGCGTATTTGCACCGCTGGATATTCATCCAGGAGATGAATCCTATTATATCCTGAACGGCCCTGTCGTACAGCGAAGCGGCAACGGACAGTTTGCTTACCTGGAAACAGGTGAGGGTCTGTTCATGCCAGAGGGCGCATGGCACTGCTGCCACAATTTCTCCGATCAAAAGGCTAGAATCCTGTATTTCATCACGCCAAAGGCATGGAGTGAATCCATTCCGCCTGCTGTCATTCCAAGCGATGAGGAAACGAAATTTTATAAGGGACCAAACAATGACAAGCTGCCGGATATGCGAGGAAAGATTCAGGATATCTCCCGTCAGGGCTGCACGGATGATATCGGTGCATGGCCGGTGGATCCAAAAGAGGCAAGAGAGACCGGAGCAGTCTATGCTGTCAGAGATTTTGAAAAGCTGAACAATGTACATGGTACCAAGCACCCGATGCTGATGCGCTTCATTACCAGCAATGATTACGGACATTTTGGAGAATTCATACTGCCGGCAGGCGGCTATGGGCCAAGATGCTCGGATCCGGATACGCATGAGGGAGATGCAGCCCTGTATTGTGTAGAGGGTCCGGTGACGGTGAATCTGGTGGATTTGGAGGAAAGCTTCGTACTGGAGCCGGAGGATACCTTCTTCATTCCGGCAGGTGTGAAATATCAGCTTGTGAACTTTGAAAATCATCCTGTAAAAACTGTTTTCGCAATCACGAAACTATAA